The DNA window AAATGCAGTGGGATTAAAGCAGCTGGCCCAAGCCCATCCAGTCAGTCTATCTGGCGGCGAGCAGCAGCGAGTAGCGCTAGCCCGAGCTTTGATTTCCGGACCAGAATTATTATTACTAGATGAGCCGCTCGGTGCATTGGATGCTTTAACGCGTATCAATATGCAAAAATTAATTGAAAAAATATGGCAGGAATATCATTTTACAGCCATTCTTGTCACTCACGATGTGGAAGAGGCCGTTCGGCTGGCTGACCATGTCGTCGTCGTTTCTAACCATCATATTCGTGAATTGATCGATTTGAGTGATTTTCCTCGTCCGCGAGAAATGACTGATAAAAACGTACAAAAAAAGACTGAAGATATTTTAAACATCATTTTAAAACGTCAAACTCAATGAGCCAGTCTTTTAAGTATTTGAAATAATTATCTAAACATTGTTTTCATCGCACGTGCTAGAATTTTTGGATCTTTTTCATAATGATGCAGCTTGGTCAGCTTGCTCTGAGAAATACCGAGAAACTTGTAAACAGAAAGCTGCGCAGCGCGAATCGAATACTGTTCTGTGAAGACCATATCAAATGGCATTTCGGAAAATTGACTGATAAAGGCCAAATTTTTTGAATGTTCAGGCACAACAGCTGGACGATCACCAACCGCGCGGCGATTGAACAAGGCACTAGCATAAGGCATGTAGACAGGAATCACATTCACAATCGACTGCCAGATCTCATCGAGATGATCGCCGATCTTATCAGCTGAATCATCGACTTCATTTAAGTGTCCGATCAATTCAGTCAAGATCTCACGACCGGTCATTTCGATAAAGGGCTTATCAACATAGTCGCCGTTTTCGCGTGGAAACATGGCATAACCCCAAAAAATACTTTCATTTTCCTTCTGTGCTTTGAAATGCGGCTGGTGGTGAACCACGATCGATAGCAAGTTGTTCGAGTCGACCCAAGTATTCAAAGCATTTCCTGGCTGCTGCTGCGTAATACGAACAATTTGATTCAGCAGATAATGATTATTAGTCGTGACCGTAAAGCTCATCCATTCCGACTGAGGCCGGTCGTTGAAGAACTTGTCAGGATTTCCTAGTGAGTAGAAGTGTTCTGTCGCCTGTTTCCACAAGGCAGCTGAAGGTGCATATTCTTTATTTTCAACGATCGCGGTATCCAAATCGCCGATACTAGCGGAATCGGTGATGGCACCATTCGTATCGAAAACATAATCATCGTCTGCAATTTTGATTTTGGTCTTTTTGCCGCTCACAACATCTTCAATTTCCAAGCCGTTAACAATAATGTCATCACGCAAAGCTGTATCAGCAAAATCAAAAGCGGTCACTTTAACGTTGCTGACAAATTCAACGCCTTTGTCAGTTAAATATTGACGCAAAGGCAGGATCAGCGATTCGTACTGGTTATAAGGCGTCCGTGTCACACCTTCGAGCGTGTTGATGCGTGAAAACTCCAGAATCATACGATTCATGTAACGACGCAATTCCATGGCTGAGGATTCTTTTTTGAAGGCAAAAGTCGTTTCCCACATGTACCAAAAATTAGTCGTAAAAATATGCGGGCTGTTTTTGAACCATTCAGCAATCGACAAATCATTTAGCTTCTCTTCATCTTTTTCCGGCATCATCATGAGCTTCGTCAATAAAGCGCGATCCTTCATGCTAAACTGCATCTTGCTGTAACTATTTTTGCCGCTAATGCGCAGGCCGTTGGTCTTATCCATTAATCGTGCAACATCGTGAGTTGGATGTGCCTGGTCAAAATCCAAAATATCATCCGTGACTGATTGACCAGGATTATCCAAGGATGGAATTGAGCGAAACAGATCCCAGAGATTTTCATAGGTCGCATCATTGAGCATGCGGCCACCCTCTGCTAAAAATCCTTTCGTATTAGCCAATTTTGGTCCGCTATATTCTTTCGTATAGGCTTCAACTGTATCGCCATCATTAGCGCCATGAGTATTTAAGCCATACATCGTGATCTGATCTCCTGACCAGCCGCCATCACGAATCAAATAAACAGCAGCTGCCAAATTGCCGATTCCGCTTCCGATCATATAAGCATGTTGTGTCATAAGTTATTCCTCTCTATGGGAATGAACGTTCATTCCTAATATTTATACTTCTATTCTATACTTTACACCCTTGAAAATCCGGATTGATCAACTTGTCATTTGACATTCCCTTTATCTGTGTTATCTTTATTGCATAGATTTTAAACAAGTTGATCCGGATAGTAGTTTTAAAGCAAAGCTTAGAGAGTTGACGGTCGCTGGAAGTCAACGTGAAGCAGCAAAACGAACATGGCCGGTGATTGGTTAATGCGAACGGTTCACCGAAAGCATTAAACGGATTGGTCTTCGTTACTAGACACGCCATTAAACTTTGACTCATATGTTAAAGCAGATGGTTGGCAAGGTTGATCAGGTAACTGATCAAACAAGCAGGATGGTAACGTGCTAAGTCACTTCTGTATTGAACAGGAGTGGCTTTTTTTATGTCTGATCAACAGTAGCGAATCTAATTAAATTTGGGAACGGAATAATTATGATAAATCAAGGAATTAAAAAAACAGCATATATTTCATTGGCAACTTTGGCTGTCAGCACTTTAGCTTTGGCCGCACCAGCTCTGCATGCAGCAACGACTGCCAATGCTAAGAGCAAGCCTAAGGCAATTACGGTCAAAGTTGGTCTCATGACGATGGACGACGAAGACAAGGCTGAATGGAAAGTCATCAGTAATTACGCTAAAAAACATGGCAATGTCACGATCAAATATGTGCAATTTACTGACTACAGCCAGCCTAACAAAGCACTTAAAAATGGTGATATCGATTTGAATGCTTTCCAGCATTATTTCTTCTTGGATAATTGGAATAAGGAAAACAACGGTAATTTAAAGCCGATCGCAAAAACAGTCATTGCCCCAATTCGTCTATATACGAAAAAAGGCTACAAGAGTGTTAAAGATTTGCCGGATAAAGCCCAAATCGCTATTCCTAATGACGCCACCAATGAAGGCCGTTCTCTGGTTGCACTGCAGACCGCTGGCTTGATCACACTTAAAAAAGGTGTTGCCTTGGCTACACCTTCTGATATCGCCAGCAATCCTAAACACATCAAAATTGTTTTAGTGGATGCCGCACAGACAGCACGTTCATTAAGCTCAGTCGATGCAGCCTTTATTAACAATACATTTGTATCCGCGGCCGGCCTAAAATTCAAGTCTGCGATCTTCGTTGAGCCAGTCAACAAAGCATCAAAGAAATGGATCAACGTCATCGCTGCTCGTCCGAACTACAAGAAAAATAAAGCAAAGTACGCAGCCTACAAAGAAATCATCAAAGGCTATCAGCAAAAGAAGATCAAGCAGTTGATCAAAAAGTATTCAGACGGCACTTCGCTGGCAGCTTGGGATATTAAATTAAAGTAACGAAACTTGATCGCGAAAATAAAGTATCAGAAAGGAATTGAAAATGGTTGAAAGGACAAAAATCAGGCAAGAATACCTAGATAAATTAGCTGAATTGATCAAAATTCCAAGTGTTTCAGCTAAAAAAACCGGTCTGACAGAAGCCAGCGACTTGATCAAGACATTTTTTCAAGAACTAAAAGCTGATCATGTGATCGTGGATAACGAGTATGAATTTCCGCTTGTACTAGCTCAATTCAAATCAGCGAAAACGGATGCCAAAACGCTGCTGATCTACAATCACTACGATGTCCAGCCAGCCGAACCCTTTGATCTTTGGCACAGTGATCCTTGGACGTTGACCGAGCGTGATGATAAGTTCTTCGGTCGCGGTGTTGACGATGATAAGGGCAACTTGCTGGCTCGTCTGACCGCTTTGGCTGAATACTTAGACGAAAATCAGTATCAGCTACCTGTCAATATTGATTTTGTCGTCGAAGGATCTGAGGAAACAGCTTCTCGCGGTCTGGCACAATATTTGCAAAAACACGCTGATTTTCTGAAAAATGATCTCGTTATTTGGGAATCCGGCGGCTACAACAGCAAAGAACAACAAGAATTAAACGGTGGTACAAAAGGTATCGTGACTTTTGATTTAAAAGCCAAAACAGCTGGCCGCGACTTGCATTCAAGTCTGGCACCCGTGGTCGATTCAGCTGCATGGCAGCTTGTAGCAGTAATTAACTCCCTGCGAAATCCAGACGGCACGATCGCTGTAAAGGGCGTGTACGATAGCGTCAGAAAGGCTAGCGAACGTGAGTTGGCTTTAGTGGATCAGTACTCAACGATCGACGAACACTTATTAGTCGATAGTTTTAAATTGACTGCAGCTTTATTAAACAACCGTGATAAGACAGATCTTTTAAAGGCTTTGTATTTCTCACCGGCTTTAAATATTGAGGGTATTAGTTCGGGCTATCAAGAAACTGGTGTGAAGACTGTTTTACCAGCTGAAGCAACTGCTAAATTAGAGATTCGCCTGGTGCCTGACCAGGATCCGCGAGATATTTTCGATAAAGTCGCCGCCCACTTGCAAGAACATGGCTTTACGAATGTGAAAGCCGTTTATACTTTAGGTGAGAAGCCTTATCGTTCTGACTTGTCGGCGCCGGAAATCCAGCGTGTGATCAAAGCGACCGAAAAAGTTTACGGCAAAGATATTTCCTTGCTGCCAACAACACCCGGCACTGGTCCGATGGCTTATTTTTACGACAACTTCAAATCACCGATCACGGCGGCCGGTATCGGTTATGCTGATTCAGCCGACCATGCACCGGACGAAAATGTCCGTATCAAAGATTACTTTGATCACGTGGACTTTATTAAGGAATTGATCAAAAGCTATGACTGAACCCATTATCGAGCTGAACAATATCACTGTCCATTTTCAAAACGGCAGCAAAGCAGTTGATGCTGTGAAAAATGTCAACCTGTCAATTGATCGCGGCGATGTTTTTGGTATCGTCGGTTATTCCGGCGCTGGTAAATCTACGATCGTGCGTTTGATTAATTTGCTTCATCAGCCCAGCTCCGGAGACATCAAAGTTGGTAGTCTGCAGACTGTTAAAAATGGTCAAGTATTGGTCAAAGGCAAAAAACTGCGAAAATTACGGCAAAAAATCGGCATGATTTTCCAGCATTTTAATCTGCTGGAACAGTCGACGGTTTTGGGAAATGTTGTTTTTGCTTTAAAACATGCTTCTCTGTCAAAAGCAGACCGCATCGCTAAAGCCAAAAAATTGATCAAACAAGTCGGTCTGGCTGACCGCATCGATAACTACCCATCGCAATTATCCGGCGGTCAAAAACAACGTGTGGCAATCGCACGCGCCTTAGCCAACGATCCAGAAATTTTAATTTCCGATGAAGCTACCAGTGCTTTGGATCCAAAGACAACTAAGCAGATCTTGGCGCTATTGGCCGATTTGAATCGTCAGACCGGTGTCACGATCGTCTTGATCACTCATGAAATGCAGGTAGTTAAAAACATCGCAAATCACGTTGCCGTTATGAAAGACGGTGAGATCATCGAACA is part of the Oenococcus sicerae genome and encodes:
- a CDS encoding oleate hydratase — its product is MTQHAYMIGSGIGNLAAAVYLIRDGGWSGDQITMYGLNTHGANDGDTVEAYTKEYSGPKLANTKGFLAEGGRMLNDATYENLWDLFRSIPSLDNPGQSVTDDILDFDQAHPTHDVARLMDKTNGLRISGKNSYSKMQFSMKDRALLTKLMMMPEKDEEKLNDLSIAEWFKNSPHIFTTNFWYMWETTFAFKKESSAMELRRYMNRMILEFSRINTLEGVTRTPYNQYESLILPLRQYLTDKGVEFVSNVKVTAFDFADTALRDDIIVNGLEIEDVVSGKKTKIKIADDDYVFDTNGAITDSASIGDLDTAIVENKEYAPSAALWKQATEHFYSLGNPDKFFNDRPQSEWMSFTVTTNNHYLLNQIVRITQQQPGNALNTWVDSNNLLSIVVHHQPHFKAQKENESIFWGYAMFPRENGDYVDKPFIEMTGREILTELIGHLNEVDDSADKIGDHLDEIWQSIVNVIPVYMPYASALFNRRAVGDRPAVVPEHSKNLAFISQFSEMPFDMVFTEQYSIRAAQLSVYKFLGISQSKLTKLHHYEKDPKILARAMKTMFR
- a CDS encoding M20/M25/M40 family metallo-hydrolase encodes the protein MVERTKIRQEYLDKLAELIKIPSVSAKKTGLTEASDLIKTFFQELKADHVIVDNEYEFPLVLAQFKSAKTDAKTLLIYNHYDVQPAEPFDLWHSDPWTLTERDDKFFGRGVDDDKGNLLARLTALAEYLDENQYQLPVNIDFVVEGSEETASRGLAQYLQKHADFLKNDLVIWESGGYNSKEQQELNGGTKGIVTFDLKAKTAGRDLHSSLAPVVDSAAWQLVAVINSLRNPDGTIAVKGVYDSVRKASERELALVDQYSTIDEHLLVDSFKLTAALLNNRDKTDLLKALYFSPALNIEGISSGYQETGVKTVLPAEATAKLEIRLVPDQDPRDIFDKVAAHLQEHGFTNVKAVYTLGEKPYRSDLSAPEIQRVIKATEKVYGKDISLLPTTPGTGPMAYFYDNFKSPITAAGIGYADSADHAPDENVRIKDYFDHVDFIKELIKSYD
- a CDS encoding MetQ/NlpA family ABC transporter substrate-binding protein, translated to MINQGIKKTAYISLATLAVSTLALAAPALHAATTANAKSKPKAITVKVGLMTMDDEDKAEWKVISNYAKKHGNVTIKYVQFTDYSQPNKALKNGDIDLNAFQHYFFLDNWNKENNGNLKPIAKTVIAPIRLYTKKGYKSVKDLPDKAQIAIPNDATNEGRSLVALQTAGLITLKKGVALATPSDIASNPKHIKIVLVDAAQTARSLSSVDAAFINNTFVSAAGLKFKSAIFVEPVNKASKKWINVIAARPNYKKNKAKYAAYKEIIKGYQQKKIKQLIKKYSDGTSLAAWDIKLK
- a CDS encoding methionine ABC transporter ATP-binding protein; this translates as MTEPIIELNNITVHFQNGSKAVDAVKNVNLSIDRGDVFGIVGYSGAGKSTIVRLINLLHQPSSGDIKVGSLQTVKNGQVLVKGKKLRKLRQKIGMIFQHFNLLEQSTVLGNVVFALKHASLSKADRIAKAKKLIKQVGLADRIDNYPSQLSGGQKQRVAIARALANDPEILISDEATSALDPKTTKQILALLADLNRQTGVTIVLITHEMQVVKNIANHVAVMKDGEIIEQNSTFQIFADPQKPLTKEFIETASGNKEALEKILQQPAIQHLQADELLVELGFSGKSTDEPLISSLAKNYDVTVNILYGNIETIENASIGTLIVILSASAGKLSKALEAIRKEKIKLQIIKGAAQ
- a CDS encoding ABC transporter ATP-binding protein; translated protein: MEKLVEMKNVKKTYNGRVIIEDVDLTFAKGSFTAIVGESGGGKTTLLRMISGLEKVTEGSIEEHGQIVHGLNETTRIMFQNGRLLPWKTVLENVMLGSEKSETKQTLELLNAVGLKQLAQAHPVSLSGGEQQRVALARALISGPELLLLDEPLGALDALTRINMQKLIEKIWQEYHFTAILVTHDVEEAVRLADHVVVVSNHHIRELIDLSDFPRPREMTDKNVQKKTEDILNIILKRQTQ